GATCAATTCCTGTCTCTCGCTCGCCTGCATGCACGATGGAGATGAAATCCTCACCATCGAGGGTATCGGGACACCCGAGGCGCTGTCGGCGCTCCAGGAAGCCTTCATTCGGCACGACGGCTTCCAGTGCGGCTTCTGTACGCCGGGGCAGATCTGTTCGGCGACCGCCATGCTGGAGGAGATCCAGGCAGGCTGGCCGAGCCACGTCACCCCCGACGTCGCCGGCACGCCGGCGCTCACGGTCGAGGAGGTGTCGGAGCGGATGAGCGGCAATCTCTGCCGCTGCTCGGCCTATCCCAACATCGTCGACGCGATCATGGAGATCGCGGGCAGGGGGCGCGCGTGAGACCCTTCGATTTCATCCGCGCCGAGACCGCCGCCGATGCCATGCGGCTCGCGGGCGAGGGCGCGACCATCATCGCGGGCGGCACCAACCTGCTCGACCTCATGAAACTCGAGGTGATGGCCCCGGGCGCTCTGGTCGACATCAACCGGCTCGACCTCGGCGGCATCGAGGAAGCCGAGGGAGGCGGGCTGCGCATCGGGGCGCTCGTGCGCAACAGCGACCTCGCCGCGGACCGCCGCGTGCGCGACGCGTACCCGGTTCTCGCCGAGGCTCTGCTGGCGGGTGCCAGCGGCCAGCTTCGCAACAAGGCCACCACCGGCGGCAACCTATTGCAGCGCACGCGCTGCTATTATTTCTACGACACGGCCATGCCCTGCAACAAGCGCGAGCCCGGCAGCGGCTGCCAGGCGATCGGCGGCATCACGCGGCTGCACGCGCTGTTCGGCGCGAGCGAGCACTGCATCGCCACGCATCCGAGCGACATGGCGGTGGCGCTGCGCGCGCTCGACGCCCGCGTGGAGATAAAGACGCGGGGCGGCGTCACCCGCCTGCTGCCGCTCGGCGAGTTCTACCGCCTGCCGGGCGACACGCCGCACGTCGAGACCGTTCTGGCGCCGGGCGATCTGATCACCGCCGTGCTGCTGCCGACGCCCGCCGGCGCGCGTCAGATTTACCGCAAGGTTCGTGATCGGGCCTCCTACGCCTTCGCGCTGGTGTCGGTTGCCGCCGCCCTCGACGTCGAGGACGGGCGGATCGTCCGCCCGGCGCTCGCCTTCGGCGGCGTCGCGCACATGCCGTGGCGCAACCACGCGATCGAGACGCTGCTGGAGGGCGAGGCGCCGTCGGCCGAACTTTTCGCCGAAGCGGCTGCCAGGCTGGTGGCGGAGGCCGAACCGCAGGGCGGCAACGCCTTCAAGATCCCGCTGTTGCGGCGCACGCTGCAGGCGGTGCTGCGCGAATTGACGGAAGGCTGAGCCATGACCGTGCACATCAGGATGGACGACAGGGTCGAGGCCGACCGCCTCGAGGACATGGCCCAGGGTGTCGTCGGCAAGCCGCTCGACCGGCCGGACGGGGGACGCAAGGCTTCCGGCACGGCGCCCTACGCCATGGATTCGCTGCCCGAGGGCGCCTGCTTCGGCG
The nucleotide sequence above comes from Aquibium microcysteis. Encoded proteins:
- a CDS encoding FAD binding domain-containing protein, with translation MRPFDFIRAETAADAMRLAGEGATIIAGGTNLLDLMKLEVMAPGALVDINRLDLGGIEEAEGGGLRIGALVRNSDLAADRRVRDAYPVLAEALLAGASGQLRNKATTGGNLLQRTRCYYFYDTAMPCNKREPGSGCQAIGGITRLHALFGASEHCIATHPSDMAVALRALDARVEIKTRGGVTRLLPLGEFYRLPGDTPHVETVLAPGDLITAVLLPTPAGARQIYRKVRDRASYAFALVSVAAALDVEDGRIVRPALAFGGVAHMPWRNHAIETLLEGEAPSAELFAEAAARLVAEAEPQGGNAFKIPLLRRTLQAVLRELTEG
- a CDS encoding 2Fe-2S iron-sulfur cluster-binding protein, whose protein sequence is MRTDLTVNGQSRTIEADPRTTLLDALRHHLKLTGTKKGCDHGQCGACTVIVGGRRINSCLSLACMHDGDEILTIEGIGTPEALSALQEAFIRHDGFQCGFCTPGQICSATAMLEEIQAGWPSHVTPDVAGTPALTVEEVSERMSGNLCRCSAYPNIVDAIMEIAGRGRA